One stretch of Clostridiales bacterium DNA includes these proteins:
- the rpmA gene encoding 50S ribosomal protein L27: MFINIQLFAHKKGGGSTKNGRDSNAQRLGVKRSDGQFVLAGNILIRQRGTKVHPGENVGRGGDDTLFALVDGKVKFEDKKNRKQVSVYPVAQ; encoded by the coding sequence ATGTTTATTAATATTCAGTTATTCGCTCACAAAAAGGGCGGCGGTTCTACCAAGAACGGCAGAGACAGTAATGCGCAGCGCCTCGGCGTAAAACGTTCGGACGGTCAGTTCGTATTGGCGGGCAATATCCTTATCCGTCAGCGCGGCACTAAGGTCCATCCCGGCGAGAACGTAGGTCGCGGCGGCGACGATACGTTGTTTGCGCTTGTCGACGGCAAAGTCAAGTTCGAGGACAAGAAGAACCGCAAACAGGTAAGCGTTTATCCCGTAGCGCAGTAA
- the rplU gene encoding 50S ribosomal protein L21 has translation MFAIIETGGRQYRVSVGDVLDVERLNAEEGATVNLKVLMTGEGETVVAGKEAEGKTVTATVLKQIKAPKVVVFKYKAKKNVRKKQGHRQNYTRIKIDGIA, from the coding sequence ATGTTTGCGATTATCGAAACGGGCGGCAGGCAGTACCGCGTCAGCGTAGGCGACGTTCTCGACGTAGAGCGTTTGAACGCTGAGGAGGGCGCTACCGTCAACCTTAAAGTGCTCATGACGGGCGAGGGTGAAACCGTCGTCGCGGGCAAGGAAGCGGAAGGCAAGACGGTCACCGCTACCGTGCTCAAACAGATCAAGGCGCCTAAGGTTGTTGTTTTCAAGTACAAAGCTAAAAAGAACGTACGCAAAAAACAAGGTCACCGTCAAAACTACACGCGCATTAAAATCGACGGTATTGCATGA
- a CDS encoding TIGR00159 family protein, whose translation MDFLQTVYDKMVDKPWACAIDIVLTALLIYGLIVFLQKNNAKRLTFFILAFVVVGIVLSSELVGLTVLGSIFRYSIIIVIALVLLLFPAETKRGLLKLASPRDTHEAYTTAYDVSDEELHACINDIVRAAQNMSKKNVGALIIISNQNMPEHIIDSGTKLDAVLSCALLESIFNTKGPLHDGAVFVRGNRIVAAGCFLPLSQSNSIDKELGTRHRAGIGVSENYNVLTVICSEETGVISIAQHGELSRYYDPQMLTDKLEQTYGLQATPAGKGKRKHKN comes from the coding sequence ATGGATTTTCTGCAAACCGTATATGATAAGATGGTTGATAAGCCGTGGGCGTGCGCGATAGATATCGTCTTGACCGCACTGCTTATTTACGGGTTGATCGTCTTTTTGCAAAAGAACAATGCGAAACGGCTAACGTTTTTTATTCTTGCGTTCGTCGTCGTCGGCATAGTGCTTTCGTCCGAGCTCGTCGGGCTTACCGTTTTGGGCTCCATATTCAGGTACAGTATAATAATAGTGATTGCGTTGGTGCTGCTGCTTTTTCCTGCGGAAACAAAGCGCGGACTGCTTAAACTCGCTTCGCCGCGCGACACGCACGAGGCGTATACCACGGCTTACGACGTTTCGGACGAGGAGCTTCACGCTTGTATCAACGATATAGTTCGCGCCGCGCAGAATATGTCCAAAAAGAACGTAGGCGCGCTTATAATCATATCCAACCAGAATATGCCCGAGCATATTATAGACTCGGGTACCAAGCTCGACGCGGTGCTGTCGTGCGCGCTGTTAGAGAGTATTTTTAATACCAAAGGTCCGCTTCACGACGGCGCGGTATTCGTCCGCGGCAACCGTATCGTGGCGGCGGGGTGCTTCCTTCCGCTCTCGCAGTCCAATTCTATTGACAAAGAGCTCGGGACGCGTCACCGTGCGGGAATAGGCGTGAGCGAAAACTACAACGTGCTCACTGTCATTTGCTCGGAGGAAACGGGCGTTATTTCGATAGCGCAGCACGGCGAGCTGTCGCGCTACTACGATCCGCAAATGCTCACAGACAAGCTTGAACAAACCTACGGCTTGCAAGCAACGCCCGCAGGCAAGGGCAAGCGCAAGCACAAGAATTAA
- a CDS encoding aspartate kinase, producing MKAVKFGGTSMSTAESILRVADIIKKDSERRFVVVSAPGKANGDDKVTDMLVSVYDTAPLDRVDAFAPVRERFERIVNGCGLLNGFLKAELDEISSNLSSGTREYIVSRGEYLSAKILAALLDYEFVDATELIKFSGTTYDDAYTDTVCRLALKGKRAAVIPGFYGANQTGSVVTFSRGGSDVSGAIVARAIGASVYENFTDVDGFMTCDPRNVPHASVIDVITYKELRELAYMGANVLHPESIFPVRAANIPIHILNTFNPNATGTKIVPTEEFLSGKYTRAKKMPITAIAGKQHFFSLHLDKSMMNAEVGFMRRVLSCFERFNVSVEHIPTGIDTITVVFSAVDRPTVNALIEAIKAEVKPDHISLTTDVALIAIVGHGMKSRPGTAARAINRLSNADINIRMIDQGASEINIILGVSDEDFGRALRALNGEFEV from the coding sequence ATGAAAGCGGTCAAATTCGGCGGAACATCCATGTCTACTGCGGAGAGTATTCTTCGCGTTGCGGACATAATCAAAAAGGACTCGGAACGGCGGTTCGTCGTCGTGTCTGCGCCCGGCAAAGCGAACGGCGATGATAAAGTAACCGATATGCTCGTATCGGTGTACGATACCGCGCCGCTTGACAGGGTAGACGCTTTTGCGCCTGTTCGTGAGCGGTTCGAGCGCATTGTTAATGGCTGCGGACTGCTGAACGGTTTTCTCAAAGCCGAGCTTGACGAGATTTCGTCTAATCTGTCGTCGGGCACGCGCGAATATATAGTCTCGCGTGGCGAGTACCTCAGCGCCAAGATCTTGGCGGCGCTTCTCGATTACGAGTTTGTGGACGCCACCGAGCTAATCAAGTTCAGTGGTACGACATATGACGACGCGTACACCGATACGGTGTGCCGTCTTGCGCTTAAAGGTAAGCGCGCGGCGGTCATACCGGGTTTTTACGGTGCGAACCAGACGGGCAGTGTGGTAACGTTCTCGCGCGGAGGCTCCGACGTGAGCGGCGCGATCGTTGCACGTGCTATCGGGGCATCTGTGTACGAGAACTTTACGGACGTGGACGGGTTCATGACCTGCGATCCGCGCAACGTTCCGCACGCATCGGTTATAGACGTTATCACATATAAAGAGCTACGCGAGCTTGCGTACATGGGTGCGAACGTTTTGCACCCCGAAAGCATATTCCCCGTACGCGCAGCGAACATACCGATACATATACTGAACACGTTCAACCCGAACGCCACGGGAACTAAGATAGTGCCAACGGAGGAGTTTTTGAGCGGAAAGTATACGCGCGCAAAAAAGATGCCGATAACCGCCATAGCGGGTAAGCAGCATTTCTTTTCACTCCACCTCGACAAGTCCATGATGAACGCCGAGGTTGGGTTCATGCGGCGTGTGCTCAGTTGTTTCGAAAGGTTCAACGTTTCCGTCGAGCATATCCCGACGGGCATAGATACGATAACCGTCGTTTTCTCAGCGGTGGATAGGCCTACCGTCAACGCGCTCATAGAAGCGATCAAAGCCGAGGTAAAGCCCGATCATATCTCACTCACTACCGACGTCGCGCTCATCGCAATTGTCGGTCACGGCATGAAGTCGCGTCCCGGTACCGCCGCGCGCGCAATAAACAGACTGTCTAACGCCGATATTAACATCAGAATGATAGACCAAGGCGCGAGCGAGATCAATATTATATTGGGCGTGTCAGACGAAGATTTCGGCAGGGCATTACGCGCTTTAAATGGTGAATTTGAAGTATAA
- a CDS encoding DNA-3-methyladenine glycosylase 2 family protein — translation MYKTEQGRIIVKASELDVKATLECGQIFRFEKTAEGYKVKSGAHTCSIHDSGDSVIIETSSVDYFVNFFNLDRDVNRAKRELARFPELKEPLNCCGALRILHQPLFETIISFIISANNNIPRIKSIINRLCDIFGNEFPTPQQLADLPVRELDAIGCGFRSKYIHNTAVTCATTDILNRLYSARTVDAQKMLVSLSGVGPKIADCVMLFALGRLEVFPVDTWILKTQRIGNESEAQVRVRLMDRYGAYAGYAQQVIYYYNAILKK, via the coding sequence ATGTACAAGACCGAACAGGGACGGATAATAGTAAAGGCGAGTGAGCTCGACGTAAAGGCTACGCTTGAATGTGGGCAAATTTTCAGGTTCGAAAAAACGGCGGAAGGTTATAAAGTCAAGTCGGGCGCGCATACGTGCAGTATACACGATTCTGGGGACAGCGTTATTATTGAAACCTCGTCCGTCGATTATTTCGTCAACTTTTTTAATCTCGATCGCGACGTAAACCGTGCCAAGCGCGAGCTTGCGCGTTTTCCCGAGCTTAAAGAACCGCTCAATTGCTGTGGCGCGCTCAGAATATTGCATCAGCCGCTGTTCGAAACGATAATTTCGTTCATTATTTCGGCTAACAACAATATCCCGCGCATAAAATCGATCATCAACCGTTTGTGCGATATTTTCGGCAACGAGTTTCCCACGCCGCAACAGCTCGCGGACCTGCCCGTAAGAGAGCTCGACGCTATCGGCTGCGGCTTCCGCTCCAAGTATATACATAACACCGCCGTCACCTGCGCCACGACCGATATACTCAACCGCTTGTACTCGGCGCGCACCGTGGACGCGCAAAAAATGCTCGTGTCTCTGTCTGGCGTCGGTCCTAAGATCGCAGACTGCGTTATGCTGTTCGCGCTCGGCAGGCTCGAAGTTTTCCCGGTAGATACGTGGATACTCAAAACTCAGCGTATCGGCAATGAGAGCGAGGCTCAGGTGCGCGTAAGGCTCATGGATAGGTACGGCGCATACGCGGGCTACGCGCAGCAGGTGATTTACTACTACAATGCCATTCTTAAAAAATAA
- a CDS encoding ribosomal-processing cysteine protease Prp, which produces MITVTLFRESGSVVKVRASGHSGLGEHGQDILCAAVSTLVQTAYLAIADITSELRFKRDDKTGLFEFDVPQVQDKHDIDVIIRAMCVGLRDLVSGYPQNLKLEEA; this is translated from the coding sequence ATGATAACCGTTACGCTGTTTAGAGAAAGCGGCAGTGTAGTAAAGGTTCGTGCGAGCGGACACAGCGGGTTAGGCGAACACGGTCAAGATATTCTTTGCGCGGCGGTATCCACGTTGGTGCAGACTGCATATCTCGCGATAGCCGATATAACGAGCGAGCTTAGGTTTAAGCGCGATGATAAAACGGGTTTATTCGAGTTCGACGTGCCGCAGGTTCAAGACAAGCACGATATAGACGTAATCATACGCGCCATGTGCGTTGGATTACGCGACTTAGTCAGCGGTTATCCGCAAAATCTCAAATTGGAGGAAGCATAA